TAGTGGCTGTGTAAAAATGTGTATCACTTTGCCTATTAATAAATTATAGGTATAGGTAAAATTTTGATGCTTTTACTAATTTTAGAGAAAAACTTATGCTTCGAGCATTTCAAATAACATAATAGTAAGAAGCGATCGCCCATCAACCACCTCTACTACAAAATAAAAAAGACAGGCTGTTGCCTGCCTAAAAAGTATTGATTTATCAGAGATGTTAGAAATTCATTTCGGCAGCTTGGACTTTTTCCACCTGCTTCTTCTTCAGAACTAGCATGACTTGCGCTAACATCACCAAAGCAACGAAAGCAATCAACCAGCCAACTCTATTGGCATCTTGAAGAACGATTTCTGCGTCTTTTTGACCGAAACCACCAACGTTGGGGTTACTTGTCAAAGCATCGCCAGTTGTAACAGCTTGTCCTTCAGAAACAATCAAGTCTGGACCTGCGGGTACGGTATCGCTAACAACCTCACCAGACTCAGTTTTGATGTCTACTAGATATTTAACAGTACCGTCTTCGCCTTCTTGTTTGGCAATCTTGCTGATTGTGCCAGTAGCAGAGGCGTTATAAACGTTGTTATTGCTCTTTTCGCCTGTGGGGTAAACTTGTCCACGTCCTCTATTACCACCGACATGAACTGCATACTTACCGAAGTGAATGTTCTTGTCGTTGGCAGGGTTGGGAGAAAGAACGGGGAAGACAATTTCCTGATACTGTTCACCGGGTAAAGGCCCAACGATGACGATATTTTCTTTATCTTCGCCGTAGGGTTGGTAGAAGAGATCACCGATTTCTTCCTTGATATCTTCAGGAATGCGTTCTGGAGGGGCAATCTTGAAGCCTTCGGGTAACATCAGTACAGCACCGACGTTTAAGCCGACTTTAGAGCCGTCAGCACCAACTTGTTGAACGTTGGTATCGTAGGGAATTTTAACAACAGCTTTAAATACGGTGTCGGGAAGTACAGATTGAGGAACTTCTACTTCTGTGGGCTTTGCTGCTAGGTGACAGTTGGCGCAAACAATTCTACCTGTAGGTTCGCGGGGGGTTTCAGGATAGGTTTGCTGCGCCCAGAAGGGATATGCAGCAGCAGACTGGGGAAGGGCAATGTCGCTGGTGAAGAAAAACGTCACGCTGGCGATCGCTACGAGCAATGTTTTTAGCATCGCTCTAGCACTGCGAGTTAACCTCGCTGTTGTACAAGCATTTCTCATCTCAATAAGGGCAACGATTAGATTTAGTCAAGGTCAAGAGTCAATAGTCATTAGTCAATAGTCATTGGTCATTAGTCAATAGTCCTTAGTTTTTACTATGGACTATGGACTATGGACTATTGACTAAAATTTAAGCCCACCAAGGTTCTTCGTTGGTGCGGAAGTCGGTTTCTGTCCAGGTAGTTAAAACGATTTTGTCGTTTTCAGCTTTGGCGTGGCTTAAAGCTAGGGATCTAGGTGCTGGGCCACGAACTACCTTACCAGTTGCATCGTATTGGGAACCGTGGCAAGGGCATTTGAATTTGTTTTCTGCCGCGTTCCAGGGAACGACGCAGCCCAAGTGGGTGCAAACGGCATTGATGCCGTAATCGGTAATCGCTTCTTTGCTTTCTACCACAATATAAGTTGGGTCGCCCTTGAGTCCTTGAACTAGAGTGCGATCGCCTACATTATGGCTTTCTAGAAACTTGCTGACGCTAACATCGTTGCCCAGCTCGTCTTTTGCTGTGGTTCCGCCACCAGCGCCACCCGTTGCTGGGGGAATGAAGTAATTGACCACGGGGTACAATACGCCCAAAGCCACGCCAGTAACAGTTCCAAAAGTTAGCAGGTTCATGAATTGACGTCTCCCCATATCGGGAACGTCCACTGATTCAGAAAATTGAGCCATAATCTACGCGCTCTTCGTGTATTTTGTTAAGCAGCATTAGACAAGAGCGCTAAAATACTTGAGCCACTCCTGTCTGAGTTGAAATGCTAACCTTTGTCCCAATGCTGTTAATCTTGATTTCAAGATATATCTAGCATCTTTTCTGTTAGCATTACATTTCTTTATATCCTTATCATACTTGAGTTACGGAACTTAACGTCATAACTAAATGTAAAATCTGGCTGAGAAAACTATGACAGGACAGGAATTACACCAACTATTGCTGGATAAATGGGGACATTCTTATGATGTGCAGTTTCGGCGCACACAAGGCAAAATATTTTTGCAGATTATGTGGAAATACTTAGAGCAAGCCTCATTTCCGATGAATGAGGCAGAATATCAAGAACATCTCGATAGTGTTGCTAATTACCTTCTTGCCTTGGGTAGTTCAGCACAAGTAAAAACATATATCACCCAAACAAAAGAGCGTCCTCGCCTTGGTAAAGCTGTTAGCATACCTCTAGATTTGGGCGAACGCTCTTCTGAATGGATTCTATAAACTTTCTATCTAGTCATTATCTACAATAAATTTTTATAATTTAATGTATAACCTATAAAATTCTTTTACCCAAAGGTACATTTCTATCCGGTTGAATTAGCACGACTGCATCATCGTCTAAAACTACACCCAACACCAAAACTTCAGACATAAAATCAGCTATTTGGCGTGGAGGAAAATTAGTTACGGCTAATACTAATTTGTTAACAATCTCGTCTGGTTGATAAAGTTTTGTGATTTGGGCGCTAGATTTTTTCATACCCAAATCACCAAAATCTATCCACAGTTTGTAGGCTGGTTTTCTTGCTTTAGTAAATACTTCTGCTTTGGTAATT
Above is a genomic segment from Nostoc sp. MS1 containing:
- the petA gene encoding cytochrome f, with amino-acid sequence MRNACTTARLTRSARAMLKTLLVAIASVTFFFTSDIALPQSAAAYPFWAQQTYPETPREPTGRIVCANCHLAAKPTEVEVPQSVLPDTVFKAVVKIPYDTNVQQVGADGSKVGLNVGAVLMLPEGFKIAPPERIPEDIKEEIGDLFYQPYGEDKENIVIVGPLPGEQYQEIVFPVLSPNPANDKNIHFGKYAVHVGGNRGRGQVYPTGEKSNNNVYNASATGTISKIAKQEGEDGTVKYLVDIKTESGEVVSDTVPAGPDLIVSEGQAVTTGDALTSNPNVGGFGQKDAEIVLQDANRVGWLIAFVALVMLAQVMLVLKKKQVEKVQAAEMNF
- the petC gene encoding cytochrome b6-f complex iron-sulfur subunit codes for the protein MAQFSESVDVPDMGRRQFMNLLTFGTVTGVALGVLYPVVNYFIPPATGGAGGGTTAKDELGNDVSVSKFLESHNVGDRTLVQGLKGDPTYIVVESKEAITDYGINAVCTHLGCVVPWNAAENKFKCPCHGSQYDATGKVVRGPAPRSLALSHAKAENDKIVLTTWTETDFRTNEEPWWA
- a CDS encoding DUF3067 family protein, which gives rise to MTGQELHQLLLDKWGHSYDVQFRRTQGKIFLQIMWKYLEQASFPMNEAEYQEHLDSVANYLLALGSSAQVKTYITQTKERPRLGKAVSIPLDLGERSSEWIL
- a CDS encoding tRNA-binding protein, encoding MQISYEDFEKVEIRVGKITKAEVFTKARKPAYKLWIDFGDLGMKKSSAQITKLYQPDEIVNKLVLAVTNFPPRQIADFMSEVLVLGVVLDDDAVVLIQPDRNVPLGKRIL